Proteins from one Mytilus galloprovincialis chromosome 11, xbMytGall1.hap1.1, whole genome shotgun sequence genomic window:
- the LOC143052458 gene encoding uncharacterized protein LOC143052458 has protein sequence MATKWTLVVLFTILTIDITYSRHLSHLRRTQNGNANSINSRSRTNSNGNSRRGNMISQNARPETTGSTRSTQSDSRRNSIRNSISAAERQATRPVPKRDVDKTMDGLGSIGNMLPSPINQFIKDLRSNMPNLSVGIGASFGKRGQTREPEWQSRRQQNFDRRQDLSERRPRKTMNSLTSRTPDPLIDLRDPFPVENRNTRQFIDKVEPRFDNNRNRLPDFTSGFGLDNQNQQSDPWTQSGNFMDRFAPEPTFLLSGGKQPAAPPSTSSMSSQTNSNSPNRITQDQSLNSNRGMLPNNNNQLVAPQNVMTNNQGQGNQGVRQGQMVSGQNTMTNNQVQGNQGQLVTGQNTMTNNMQMQGMMTNNRNNLLQGQNLINNMPQQSAGSQGQTFNQGSNLQGNTQNMNQMVNQQKQVPMAQNSPVNQMVLQQNQNKLPGLQQQQIQSQSNALTTSLMNGQIQNNMNMAPPVNTILSQGQIQQNSGGQMGTGLNVQNLNQIQGQNTIQSNNQFQQGQIQQQQTQQANNQNQVQNQQTLLTSLLQQLLVQLNDGQSGSNTINSVPRKTLNPQQNINQLPNTGQSMSNNQVIGQNVLQSNILPNQQMSVTQNQQQNNQQNTQALIQQLLQQNQQQTQQSLQQQLIQPTLQQQLIQPSLQQQLQQQQLQQQLQQQQLQKQLQQQLQQQKLQEKLQQQLQQQKLQEKLQKQLQQQKLQEKLQQQLQQQLQQQKLQQQQQQQQQQQQIIQQNNLLLGLNAKNNVQPLQQQQQTILNNQQVVGQKAQSQSNSILQALLGIQGSSPMTSISTSNQGQQQSKTNGILPVNNNVIGNGNTGTLQANPEINNLLKQLGLNGNNVNQLNQGTNRVSNTVTKQQTRPQPPPVTPVQGNQETINLLKQLGLTGNQLANLLNQGTQQKQTLNTNQQIHPSIQQTQAVPTNQLTQPVNQQIQQSIQQTQAVSSNQQIPPLIQQSQAIPTNQQMQQPNQQTQTVSANQQTQPLNRQMQQLNQQMQPLNQQMQPLNQQINQQTQAVSTNQQIQSVNQQIQPVNQQTQVAPINQPMQPVNQQMQPLNQQINQQTQAVSTNQQIQSVNQQIQPVNQQTQVAPINQPMQPVNQQMQTSNQQTQGVSTNQQQIQQVNQQTQAVSLNQQMQPSNQQTQTVSTNQQIQLVNQQILPLNQTESTNQPNPLEALVSQQLLSQILGKHGLGTIIVPTLNPIPPMVAGEIEIAPPITLPTTVSPLSTINITSQGFDLPLQRQQQDQQLNLATNLPLEVSGNSNLPPAETGVTQAKTSVMQDSTVASTTVTTKDNLVIRLNQTSKGIRLIPDGRGGVRIINLRAAVSTETPWIESGTSNSTVLTEAEPLHRLALLNPTNETLRKLEITDRLNTTDIPEEIELPNGTSLDGPGPTPAMNSVYRGKPTTLTPTAAVTIKPTTPTTIKPAAPTTVEPEETTIPIDFSEYDIEAEEGIFTTSSEVEPTTTSTTIAQNATTRLNNSTSNSVGPTSVMTVKPTTIERTTSKPTTRNTKTIRPTTIKTITIRPTSIKPPTTQFIPITTPQTFIQSALGWLSPFSTTPASDIISYGGFVNMVDPYMQTKAHEPALYDILNEVMLGKLKGMK, from the exons ATGGCCACTAAGTGGACATTAGTAGTGTTGTTTACAATATTAACTATTGATATAACATACTCCCGCCATCTTTCTCATTTACGAAGAACTCAAAATGGAAATGCTAATTCTATAAATTCTAGGAGTAGAACTAATTCAAATGGGAACTCTAGAAGAGGGAATATGATTTCACAG AATGCAAGACCGGAAACCACAGGATCAACACGATCGACACAAAGCGATTCCCGGCGTAACAGTATTCGAAACAGTATTTCGGCAGCTGAACGTCAAGCCACGCGACCAGTTCCAAAAAGAGATGTTGATAAGACAATGGATGGTTTGGGTTCTATTGGAAATATGTTGCCTTCGCCAATAAACCAGTTTATTAAAGATCTTCGATCGAACATGCCAAATTTAAGTGTTGGAATTGGTGCGAGTTTTGGCAAGCGAGGACAGACGAGAGAGCCCGAATGGCAAAGTAGAAGACAACAAAATTTCGATAGGCGTCAAGATTTAAGTGAAAGGCGACCGAGAAAGACAATGAACAGTTTAACTTCTAGGACACCAGACCCACTTATAGATCTCAGAGACCCGTTTCCGGTTGAGAATAGAAATACAAGACAATTTATTGATAAAGTAGAGCCTCGATTTGACAATAATAGGAATCGACTACCTGACTTTACAAGTGGATTTGGATTAGATAATCAAAATCAACAAAGTGATCCATGGACACAATCTGGAAATTTTATGGACAGATTTGCTCCGGAACCGACATTTTTATTATCCGGAGGAAAACAACCAGCCGCACCGCCATCAACATCATCAATGTCATCtcaaacaaattcaaattcaCCGAACAGAATAACACAAGATCAGAGTCTTAATTCTAATAGAGGAATGCTACCGAATAATAATAACCAGTTAGTGGCACCTCAAAATGTAATGACAAACAATCAAGGTCAAGGTAATCAGGGAGTACGACAAGGTCAAATGGTTTCAGGTCAAAACACAATGACAAATAATCAAGTTCAAGGTAATCAAGGTCAACTGGTGACAGGTCAAAACACAATGACAAATAATATGCAAATGCAAGGAATGATGACGAACAATAGAAATAATTTACTTCAAGGTCAAAACTTGATAAATAACATGCCACAACAATCCGCAGGCAGTCAAGGACAAACTTTTAATCAGGGTTCAAATTTACAAGGAAACACGCAAAATATGAACCAGATGGTTAATCAACAAAAGCAAGTCCCAATGGCACAGAACTCACCTGTTAATCAGATGGTGTTACAACAGAACCAAAACAAATTACCCGGATTGCAACAGCAGCAAATTCAAAGTCAAAGTAATGCATTAACAACATCACTGATGAATGGTCAAATACAGAATAACATGAATATGGCCCCACCTGTAAATACTATTCTTAGTCAAGGACAGATTCAACAAAATAGTGGTGGGCAAATGGGAACAGGTCTAAATGTGCAGAACCTGAATCAGATTCAAGGTCAAAACACAATACAGAGCAATAACCAATTTCAGCAGGGACAGATACAACAGCAGCAGACCCAACAGGCTAATAAtcaaaaccaggttcaaaacCAACAGACGTTACTTACATCCCTTTTGCAACAATTACTTGTTCAACTTAACGACGGACAGAGTGGTAGTAATACTATTAATTCTGTACCACGTAAAACCCTGAACCCGCAACAGAATATAAATCAACTACCAAACACTGGACAGTCGATGTCTAATAATCAAGTAATTGGGCAGAATGTACTACAATCTAACATTTTACCAAATCAACAAATGAGTGTGACACAAAATCAACAACAGAACAATCAACAAAACACTCAGGCCTTAATTCAACAACTTTTACAACAAaaccaacaacaaacacaacagtCTTTGCAGCAACAACTGATACAACCAACACTGCAACAGCAACTTATACAACCCTCTTTGCAACAACAACTGCAGCAGCAGCAACTTCAGCAACAACTGCAGCAACAACAACTGCAAAAACAACTGCAACAACAACTGCAACAACAAAAACTACAAGAAAAACTGCAACAACAattgcaacaacaaaaactacaagaaaaacttcaaaaacaaCTGCAACAACAGAAATTACAAGAAAAACTGCAGCAACAACTGCAACAACAacttcaacaacaaaaattacaACAACAGCAGCaacagcaacaacaacaacagcagaTCATTCAGCAAAATAATTTACTTCTTGGACTGAATGCCAAAAACAATGTTCAAcctttacaacaacaacaacaaactaTTTTAAATAATCAGCAAGTTGTTGGTCAGAAGGCTCAATCTCAAAGCAATTCAATCTTACAAGCCTTACTTGGCATACAAGGTTCATCCCCAATGACAAGTATTTCTACGAGTAACCAAGGACAACAGCAATCTAAAACAAACGGTATACTTCCAGTAAACAATAATGTGATTGGAAATGGAAATACTGGGACTCTCCAAGCCAACCCAGAAATAAATAATTTGCTTAAGCAGCTTGGATTAAACGGAAATAATGTTAATCAATTAAATCAGGGGACAAATCGGGTCTCTAATACTGTAACAAAACAACAAACTCGACCACAACCGCCACCAGTTACGCCTGTTCAGGGAAATCAAGAAACCATCAATTTACTAAAACAGCTTGGATTAACTGGAAATCAACTTGCTAACCTGTTAAATCAGGGAACACAACAAAAACAGACGCTTAATACAAACCAACAAATTCATCCATCAATTCAACAAACACAGGCTGTACCTACAAACCAGCTAACGCAAcccgtaaaccaacaaatacaACAATCGATCCAGCAGACACAGGCTGTGTCCTCAAACCAGCAAATTCCACCATTAATTCAACAATCACAGGCTATACCTACAAACCAGCAAATGCAGCAACCGAACCAACAGACACAGACTGTGTCCGCAAACCAGCAGACGCAACCCTTAAACCGGCAGATGCAACAATTAAACCAGCAAATGCAACCATTAAATCAGCAAATGCAACCATTAAACcaacaaataaatcaacaaacaCAAGCAGTATCTACCAACCAGCAAATACAATCAGTAAACCAGCAAATACAACCAGTTAATCAACAAACACAAGTCGCACCTATAAATCAGCCAATGCAACCAGTGAATCAGCAAATGCAACCATTAAACcaacaaataaatcaacaaacaCAAGCAGTATCTACCAACCAGCAAATACAATCAGTAAACCAGCAAATACAACCAGTTAATCAACAAACACAAGTCGCACCTATAAATCAGCCAATGCAACCAGTGAATCAGCAAATGCAAACATCGAACCAACAAACACAGGGTGTATCAACAAATCAGCAGCAAATACAACAAGTAAATCAACAAACACAGGCCGTATCGCTAAATCAGCAAATGCAACCATCAAACCAACAAACACAGACCGTATCTACAAACCAGCAAATTCAGTTAGTAAACCAACAGATTCTACCATTGAATCAGACCGAATCTACAAACCAACCAAATCCTTTGGAAGCATTGGTTAGTCAACAACTTTTATCACAAATTCTCGGTAAACATGGACTAGGAACAATTATCGTACCAACTCTAAACCCAATTCCACCAATGGTAGCAGGAGAAATAGAAATAGCTCCACCAATCACGTTGCCTACGACTGTCAGTCCGTTAAGCACAATAAACATAACATCACAAGGGTTCGATTTACCCTTACAGAGACAGCAACAAGATCAACAACTCAACCTAGCCACTAACCTCCCTTTAGAGGTTTCGGGTAACTCTAATCTTCCTCCCGCCGAGACAGGAGTTACCCAGGCAAAAACTTCAGTTATGCAGGATTCGACTGTAGCATCTACAACTGTAACAACAAAAGACAACTTAGTAATAAGACTAAATCAAACATCAAAAGGTATTCGATTAATTCCAGACGGAAGGGGCGGGGTACGAATAATTAATTTAAGAGCGGCAGTGAGTACAGAGACACCATGGATAGAAAGCGGGACAAGCAATTCAACAGTCTTAACTGAGGCCGAACCCCTTCACAGATTGGCACTGCTTAATCCCACCAACGAAACCTTACGAAAATTAGAAATAACAGATAGACTCAACACTACCGATATACCAGAAGAAATAGAACTCCCAAATGGTACAAGCCTAGATGGACCTGGTCCAACTCCGGCTATGAATTCAGTATATAGAGGTAAACCTACTACCCTAACACCTACAGCAGCTGTTACCATAAAACCTACAACACCTACTACCATAAAACCTGCAGCACCTACTACTGTTGAACCGGAAGAAACGACAATTCCAATAGACTTTAGCGAGTATGATATTGAAGCTGAGGAAGGAATATTTACCACTAGTAGCGAGGTCGAACCGACTACAACTAGTACCACAATTGCTCAGAACGCAACAACGCGTTTAAATAATTCAACATCTAATTCAGTTGGACCTACTTCTGTTATGACAGTAAAACCTACTACCATAGAAAGAACAACATCCAAACCAACTACCAGAAATACAAAAACGATTCGACCAACTACCATAAAAACAATTACTATTCGACCAACATCTATAAAGCCACCAACAACGCAATTCATACCAATAACTACTCCACAAACATTTATACAATCTGCGTTGGGTTGGTTGTCTCCCTTCTCTACTACACCTGCATCTGACATTATATCATATGGTGGTTTCGTAAACATGGTGGATCCATATATGCAAACAAAGGCACATGAACCTGCTTTATACGATATTTTGAATGAAGTAATGCTAGGTAAATTAAAAGGAATGAAATGA